The segment GATGGCATGTGCTGCGTCAATGGACACGGGGATGCCGGCGCGCGCCAAGAGTGCGGCGCGTGAGTCGTCTTCGCTCCGCTGGCTTTTATCTAGTATGGCCTCCACCCGGACCCCGCGTTGGCGTGCTGCGACCAGGGCCTGCGCGATGGGTTCGGAGGTAAAGGAGTGGGCTTGCACCAGCACCTGGGAGTTCGCTGAGGCGATGGTGTCAACGACGAGCTGCGTACATCCACCCCGGGGAGAGAAGCAGATGTTCCATGACGGCGGCTGGGCGTCAGTCCCCGAGTGACCCACGTGCCTGGCGGCCTGGCATCCAGTCAGACTTAGGAGCAACCCCAGGGCACAAGCGGCTGAAGCCCTCAAGGGGTATCGTCGGATGGTGTGACGTCGCACGTCGAGGCTCATTAACGGTCTTTTGGACTCCGAGTAGGGGGCAGCGCGGACACGCACTGAAGGCAAGAACTGGTGCCGTCTATGAAAACAGGCACCCTACTGAGTTCGTTTCAGCGTACGCGTAGAGTCTGTGGTATACTAGGGAACACCATGAAGATCAAATCTTTGTTCGATACTAACCCCTACCTCCGCGATCCTGAACAGTATGTAAAAGCACTGATCCTCAACGTCGGCAGTTCAGCC is part of the Candidatus Omnitrophota bacterium genome and harbors:
- a CDS encoding phospholipase D family protein; the protein is MSLDVRRHTIRRYPLRASAACALGLLLSLTGCQAARHVGHSGTDAQPPSWNICFSPRGGCTQLVVDTIASANSQVLVQAHSFTSEPIAQALVAARQRGVRVEAILDKSQRSEDDSRAALLARAGIPVSIDAAHAIAHNKVMVMDEDTVVTGSFNFTNSAEERNAENLLVIKDKALASAYRENWRKHRAHSQPFVP